The following proteins are co-located in the Wenzhouxiangella marina genome:
- a CDS encoding quinone-dependent dihydroorotate dehydrogenase has product MYSWLRKALFMLPPEAAHELALGMLARGRRLGLPRLLGGCPASHPVHCLGLDFPNPVGLAAGLDKNGDCIDALGELGFGFIEVGTVTPLPQPGNPKPRMFRLAEHEALINRLGFNNKGVDHLVERLKTRKFRGIVGANIGKQKDTPVERAADDYRVCLEKVFPHCDYVTVNISSPNTANLRALQDTGPLKELLSELTQLRDQLAARHGLTRPVLIKIAPDWDETALLASLEVIGQSGIDGLIATNTTLDRASVAGHRHADESGGLSGGPVRDLADRALALAREQLGPDFPIIGLGGITRGEHAAHKRELGADLVQVYTGFIYHGPALIRDCVRSWAALDASA; this is encoded by the coding sequence ATGTACAGCTGGTTGAGAAAGGCCCTGTTCATGCTGCCGCCGGAGGCGGCGCATGAGCTGGCATTGGGCATGCTGGCGCGGGGGCGTCGCCTGGGCTTGCCGCGCCTGCTCGGCGGCTGTCCCGCCTCGCACCCGGTGCACTGCCTGGGGCTGGACTTCCCCAACCCGGTCGGCCTGGCCGCCGGTCTGGACAAGAACGGCGACTGCATCGACGCCCTCGGCGAACTCGGCTTCGGTTTCATCGAGGTCGGCACCGTCACGCCCTTGCCCCAGCCCGGCAACCCCAAGCCGCGCATGTTCCGCCTCGCCGAGCACGAGGCCCTGATCAATCGTCTGGGCTTCAACAACAAGGGCGTCGATCACCTGGTCGAGCGCCTGAAGACTCGCAAGTTCCGCGGCATCGTCGGCGCCAACATCGGCAAGCAGAAGGACACGCCCGTCGAGCGTGCAGCCGATGACTACCGCGTCTGCCTGGAGAAGGTCTTTCCGCACTGCGACTACGTGACGGTCAATATTTCGTCGCCGAACACGGCCAATCTGCGCGCCCTGCAGGACACGGGCCCCCTGAAGGAGCTGCTGTCCGAGCTGACCCAGCTCCGTGACCAGCTGGCGGCGCGGCATGGGCTGACCCGCCCGGTGCTGATCAAGATCGCCCCGGACTGGGACGAGACCGCCCTGCTCGCCTCGCTCGAGGTCATCGGCCAGTCGGGCATCGACGGACTGATCGCCACCAACACCACCCTGGATCGAGCATCCGTGGCCGGCCATCGCCACGCCGATGAGAGCGGCGGCCTGAGCGGCGGCCCCGTGCGCGATCTGGCCGACCGGGCGCTGGCGCTGGCCCGGGAACAACTCGGCCCGGACTTCCCGATCATCGGTCTGGGCGGCATCACGCGCGGCGAACACGCCGCCCACAAGCGCGAACTCGGCGCCGATCTGGTCCAGGTCTACACCGGTTTCATCTATCACGGCCCGGCGCTGATTCGTGACTGCGTTCGGTCCTGGGCAGCGCTCGATGCATCCGCCTGA
- the rpoE gene encoding RNA polymerase sigma factor RpoE has product MGEREVDQLLVERVQKGDKKAFDVLVGKYQHKIISLISRYVSDHAEAMDVAQEAFIKAYRALGRFRGDSAFYTWLYRIAINTAKNHLVAQSRRPPQSDVDAQDAEQFQIDTRLKDRGSPEHELLREEIEQTIHQAIADLPEDLRVAITLREMEGMSYEEIATTMDCPIGTVRSRIFRAREAIDQRLRPLIDNQ; this is encoded by the coding sequence ATGGGCGAACGTGAAGTGGATCAACTGCTCGTCGAGCGGGTTCAGAAAGGCGACAAGAAGGCGTTCGACGTGCTGGTCGGCAAGTACCAGCACAAGATCATCAGCCTGATCTCGCGCTATGTCTCGGACCACGCCGAAGCCATGGATGTCGCCCAGGAGGCGTTCATCAAGGCGTATCGAGCGCTCGGTCGCTTCCGTGGCGACAGTGCTTTCTATACCTGGCTCTATCGCATTGCCATCAATACGGCCAAGAATCATCTGGTGGCGCAGAGCCGCCGGCCGCCGCAGTCCGACGTCGACGCGCAGGATGCGGAACAATTTCAGATCGACACGCGTCTGAAGGACCGTGGTTCTCCGGAACACGAACTGCTCAGAGAAGAAATTGAACAGACCATTCATCAAGCCATCGCCGATCTGCCCGAGGATTTGCGGGTCGCGATCACCCTGCGCGAGATGGAAGGCATGAGTTACGAGGAGATCGCGACCACCATGGACTGTCCCATCGGCACCGTCCGGTCGCGTATTTTCCGAGCCCGCGAAGCGATCGATCAGCGACTTCGGCCGCTGATCGACAATCAATAA
- the amaB gene encoding L-piperidine-6-carboxylate dehydrogenase, which produces MSNHHQILEKLGLQAVNPGACFGPGQWSEVRQDHLIESFNPTTGQVIARVSGATEAEYEKVLRTAQEAAEAWKMVPAPVRGDAVRRITQALRDYKDPLGSLVSMEMGKIKAEGDGEVQEMIDIGDFAVGQSRMMYGKTMHSERPGHRMYEQWHPLGVVGVVTAFNFPVAVWAWNALLAAVCGNATIWKPSPKGALCCAAVQNIANEALAGTDVPPIFTSFMEPGHELAEKFVDDERVALMSFTGSCQIGRQVGERVARRMGKSLLELGGNNAIIIDETADLKLAIPAVVFGAVGTAGQRCTTTRRLFIHESIADQVIETLVKAYGQVRIGDPLDPNTLMGPLTDEAAVQRFEQAVARAKEAGGEVLTGGERIEGDGYFVKPAIIRAENHWDIVQEETFAPILYVMTFKTLDEAMAMHNDVKQGLSSSIFTTDVRNAEYFLSHRGSDCGIANVNIGTSGAEIGGAFGGEKETGGGRESGSDAWQAYMRRQTNTINWSTELPLAQGIKFDL; this is translated from the coding sequence ATGAGCAACCATCATCAGATCCTCGAGAAACTCGGCCTTCAGGCCGTCAACCCGGGCGCCTGCTTCGGCCCCGGCCAGTGGTCGGAAGTCCGCCAGGACCATCTGATCGAGTCCTTCAACCCGACGACGGGCCAGGTCATCGCTCGGGTCAGCGGCGCCACCGAGGCTGAATACGAAAAAGTGTTGCGCACGGCGCAGGAAGCCGCCGAGGCCTGGAAAATGGTTCCGGCACCGGTGCGCGGCGACGCCGTTCGTCGCATCACCCAGGCCCTGCGTGACTACAAGGATCCGCTCGGCTCCCTGGTCTCGATGGAAATGGGCAAGATCAAGGCCGAGGGCGACGGCGAAGTCCAGGAAATGATCGACATCGGCGATTTCGCCGTCGGTCAGTCGCGCATGATGTATGGCAAGACCATGCATTCCGAGCGCCCGGGCCATCGCATGTACGAACAGTGGCATCCGCTCGGCGTGGTCGGCGTCGTCACGGCCTTCAACTTCCCCGTCGCGGTCTGGGCCTGGAACGCCCTGCTGGCTGCCGTCTGCGGCAACGCCACGATCTGGAAGCCGTCGCCGAAGGGTGCGCTGTGCTGCGCGGCGGTCCAGAACATCGCCAACGAAGCACTGGCCGGCACCGACGTGCCGCCGATCTTCACCTCCTTCATGGAACCGGGCCACGAGCTGGCCGAGAAGTTCGTCGACGACGAGCGCGTCGCCCTGATGTCCTTCACCGGCTCCTGCCAGATCGGTCGCCAGGTCGGTGAGCGCGTGGCCCGCCGCATGGGCAAGAGCCTGCTCGAGCTGGGCGGCAACAACGCCATCATCATCGATGAAACGGCGGATCTGAAGCTGGCCATCCCGGCGGTGGTCTTCGGCGCCGTCGGCACCGCGGGCCAGCGCTGCACGACCACGCGCCGGCTGTTCATCCACGAGTCGATTGCCGATCAGGTCATCGAGACCCTGGTCAAGGCCTACGGTCAGGTGCGCATCGGTGACCCGCTGGATCCGAACACCCTGATGGGCCCGCTGACCGACGAAGCCGCGGTGCAGCGCTTCGAGCAGGCCGTGGCTCGCGCCAAAGAGGCTGGTGGTGAAGTCCTGACCGGCGGCGAACGCATCGAAGGCGACGGCTACTTCGTCAAGCCGGCCATCATCCGTGCCGAGAACCACTGGGACATCGTCCAGGAAGAGACCTTCGCGCCGATTCTCTACGTGATGACCTTCAAGACCCTGGACGAAGCCATGGCCATGCACAACGACGTCAAGCAGGGCCTGTCCTCGTCGATCTTCACCACCGACGTTCGCAACGCCGAATACTTCCTGTCGCACCGCGGCTCGGACTGCGGCATCGCCAACGTCAACATCGGCACCTCCGGCGCCGAGATCGGTGGCGCCTTCGGTGGCGAGAAGGAAACCGGCGGTGGTCGCGAATCCGGCTCGGACGCCTGGCAGGCCTACATGCGCCGTCAGACCAACACCATCAACTGGTCGACGGAACTGCCGCTGGCCCAGGGCATCAAGTTCGACCTCTGA
- the murB gene encoding UDP-N-acetylmuramate dehydrogenase, translating into MHPPEAIRPAELRTLSTFRLPAQAAELRCIEHPEQLPALPDFDGPDLILGGGSNTIFLDDWPGRILLDRMRGLSFETIDHDRVRVRAAAGESWHGLVRRCLDEGLHGIENLALIPGSVGAAPVQNIGAYGVELDQVFESLRAWDRQARRWVELDREDCAFAYRDSRFKSQEPDRYFITEVRLVLSRRFSPNLSYSSLAEALDRAQTPEPTPRQLVAAILRLRRHRLPDPARLANAGSFFKNPIVESDQAREVLAITPDLPHWDLPDGRVKLAAGAMLERQGFKGLRRGALGVYTNHALVLVNHGGGQGPELRALIDHLIASIRARYGITLEPEPRLIG; encoded by the coding sequence ATGCATCCGCCTGAGGCCATCCGGCCGGCCGAGCTCCGCACCCTCTCGACCTTCCGCCTGCCCGCGCAGGCCGCCGAGCTGCGCTGCATCGAACATCCCGAGCAGCTACCTGCGCTGCCTGACTTCGACGGTCCGGACCTGATCCTCGGCGGCGGCTCGAACACGATCTTTCTCGACGACTGGCCGGGGCGCATCCTCCTCGATCGGATGCGGGGCCTGAGCTTCGAAACCATCGACCACGATCGGGTTCGAGTGCGCGCGGCCGCTGGCGAATCCTGGCATGGCCTGGTCCGCCGCTGCCTGGACGAAGGCCTGCACGGCATCGAGAACCTGGCCCTGATCCCCGGCAGCGTCGGCGCGGCCCCGGTGCAGAACATCGGCGCCTACGGTGTCGAACTGGACCAGGTCTTCGAATCCCTGCGCGCCTGGGACCGGCAGGCGCGACGCTGGGTCGAACTGGATCGGGAGGACTGCGCCTTTGCCTATCGGGACAGCCGCTTCAAGTCGCAGGAGCCCGATCGCTACTTCATCACCGAAGTCCGCCTGGTCCTGTCCCGCCGCTTTTCCCCCAATCTCAGCTACTCAAGCCTCGCCGAGGCCCTGGACCGGGCGCAAACACCCGAGCCCACGCCGAGACAGCTCGTGGCCGCGATCCTCCGCCTGCGCCGCCATCGCCTGCCCGATCCGGCGCGCCTGGCCAATGCCGGCAGCTTCTTCAAGAACCCGATCGTCGAGAGCGACCAGGCCCGTGAAGTGCTGGCCATCACCCCCGATCTGCCGCACTGGGACCTGCCCGACGGCCGCGTCAAGCTCGCCGCCGGTGCCATGCTGGAGCGCCAGGGCTTCAAGGGCCTTCGACGGGGGGCGCTGGGCGTCTACACCAACCACGCCCTTGTTCTGGTCAACCACGGTGGTGGCCAGGGCCCTGAACTCCGGGCACTGATCGACCATCTCATCGCCTCGATCCGGGCCAGATACGGCATCACCCTGGAGCCCGAACCTCGCCTGATCGGCTGA